In a single window of the Eleginops maclovinus isolate JMC-PN-2008 ecotype Puerto Natales chromosome 6, JC_Emac_rtc_rv5, whole genome shotgun sequence genome:
- the guk1a gene encoding guanylate kinase isoform X2 has product MRDSKTKAMAGPRPVVFSGPSGAGKSTLLKKLMKEYDGVFGFSVSHTTRNPRPGEENGKGKTCSSFFFNHCNSKSPLMCQLNSNLIWMCPSLVSDYHYVTREVMQKAIDNGEFIESAVFSGNMYGTSKAAVQAVQAKNLICILDIDMQGVRNIKNKDLNPLYITIQPPSMAVLEKRLRDRKTETEESLQKRLHAAQVEMEFGKEPNVFDFLIINDNLDEAYGQLKETLREEINTVKKVSMSS; this is encoded by the exons ATGAGGGACTCTAAAACAAAAG CTATGGCTGGACCCAGGCCTGTGGTGTTCAGCGGCCCGTCCGGGGCGGGGAAGAGCACTCTGCTGAAAAAGCTCATGAAAGAATACGACGGTGTCTTCGGCTTCAGCGTCTCCC ATACTACAAGAAATCCTAGACCTGGTGAGGAGAATGGCAAAGGTAAAACatgttcctccttttttttcaaccacTGTAACAGTAAATCACCTTTAATGTGTCAGTTAAATAGTAACCTAATCTGGATGTGTCCTTCCCTGGTTTCAGATTACCATTATGTCACACGGGAGGTGATGCAGAAAGCGATTGACAATGGCGAATTCATTGAGAGTGCCGTGTTTTCGGGGAACATGTACGGGACGAGTAAAGCTGCCGTACAAGCCGTCCAGGCCAAAAACCTCATCTGTATACTTGACATTGACATGCAGGGTGTGAGGaacatcaaaaataaagacCTCAATCCCCTCTACATCACCATCCAGCCGCCATCCATGGCAGTCCTG GAAAAACGTTTAAGAGACAGAAAGACGGAAACAGAGGAGAGCCTTCAAAAGCGCTTGCATGCAGCTCAAGTGGAAATGGAGTTTG GTAAAGAACCCAATGTATTTGATTTCCTTATTATCAATGATAATTTGGACGAAGCCTATGGGCAGTTAAAAGAAACTCTCCGTGAG GAAATCAATACGGTCAAGAAAGTCAGCATGTCTTCGTAG
- the guk1a gene encoding guanylate kinase isoform X1 has protein sequence MYMRYFSRLFSAMAGPRPVVFSGPSGAGKSTLLKKLMKEYDGVFGFSVSHTTRNPRPGEENGKGKTCSSFFFNHCNSKSPLMCQLNSNLIWMCPSLVSDYHYVTREVMQKAIDNGEFIESAVFSGNMYGTSKAAVQAVQAKNLICILDIDMQGVRNIKNKDLNPLYITIQPPSMAVLEKRLRDRKTETEESLQKRLHAAQVEMEFGKEPNVFDFLIINDNLDEAYGQLKETLREEINTVKKVSMSS, from the exons ATGTACATGAGATATTTTTCCAGGCTATTCTCAG CTATGGCTGGACCCAGGCCTGTGGTGTTCAGCGGCCCGTCCGGGGCGGGGAAGAGCACTCTGCTGAAAAAGCTCATGAAAGAATACGACGGTGTCTTCGGCTTCAGCGTCTCCC ATACTACAAGAAATCCTAGACCTGGTGAGGAGAATGGCAAAGGTAAAACatgttcctccttttttttcaaccacTGTAACAGTAAATCACCTTTAATGTGTCAGTTAAATAGTAACCTAATCTGGATGTGTCCTTCCCTGGTTTCAGATTACCATTATGTCACACGGGAGGTGATGCAGAAAGCGATTGACAATGGCGAATTCATTGAGAGTGCCGTGTTTTCGGGGAACATGTACGGGACGAGTAAAGCTGCCGTACAAGCCGTCCAGGCCAAAAACCTCATCTGTATACTTGACATTGACATGCAGGGTGTGAGGaacatcaaaaataaagacCTCAATCCCCTCTACATCACCATCCAGCCGCCATCCATGGCAGTCCTG GAAAAACGTTTAAGAGACAGAAAGACGGAAACAGAGGAGAGCCTTCAAAAGCGCTTGCATGCAGCTCAAGTGGAAATGGAGTTTG GTAAAGAACCCAATGTATTTGATTTCCTTATTATCAATGATAATTTGGACGAAGCCTATGGGCAGTTAAAAGAAACTCTCCGTGAG GAAATCAATACGGTCAAGAAAGTCAGCATGTCTTCGTAG
- the guk1a gene encoding guanylate kinase isoform X5 encodes MRDSKTKAMAGPRPVVFSGPSGAGKSTLLKKLMKEYDGVFGFSVSHTTRNPRPGEENGKDYHYVTREVMQKAIDNGEFIESAVFSGNMYGTSKAAVQAVQAKNLICILDIDMQGVRNIKNKDLNPLYITIQPPSMAVLEKRLRDRKTETEESLQKRLHAAQVEMEFGKEPNVFDFLIINDNLDEAYGQLKETLREEINTVKKVSMSS; translated from the exons ATGAGGGACTCTAAAACAAAAG CTATGGCTGGACCCAGGCCTGTGGTGTTCAGCGGCCCGTCCGGGGCGGGGAAGAGCACTCTGCTGAAAAAGCTCATGAAAGAATACGACGGTGTCTTCGGCTTCAGCGTCTCCC ATACTACAAGAAATCCTAGACCTGGTGAGGAGAATGGCAAAG ATTACCATTATGTCACACGGGAGGTGATGCAGAAAGCGATTGACAATGGCGAATTCATTGAGAGTGCCGTGTTTTCGGGGAACATGTACGGGACGAGTAAAGCTGCCGTACAAGCCGTCCAGGCCAAAAACCTCATCTGTATACTTGACATTGACATGCAGGGTGTGAGGaacatcaaaaataaagacCTCAATCCCCTCTACATCACCATCCAGCCGCCATCCATGGCAGTCCTG GAAAAACGTTTAAGAGACAGAAAGACGGAAACAGAGGAGAGCCTTCAAAAGCGCTTGCATGCAGCTCAAGTGGAAATGGAGTTTG GTAAAGAACCCAATGTATTTGATTTCCTTATTATCAATGATAATTTGGACGAAGCCTATGGGCAGTTAAAAGAAACTCTCCGTGAG GAAATCAATACGGTCAAGAAAGTCAGCATGTCTTCGTAG
- the guk1a gene encoding guanylate kinase isoform X4 codes for MYMRYFSRLFSAMAGPRPVVFSGPSGAGKSTLLKKLMKEYDGVFGFSVSHTTRNPRPGEENGKDYHYVTREVMQKAIDNGEFIESAVFSGNMYGTSKAAVQAVQAKNLICILDIDMQGVRNIKNKDLNPLYITIQPPSMAVLEKRLRDRKTETEESLQKRLHAAQVEMEFGKEPNVFDFLIINDNLDEAYGQLKETLREEINTVKKVSMSS; via the exons ATGTACATGAGATATTTTTCCAGGCTATTCTCAG CTATGGCTGGACCCAGGCCTGTGGTGTTCAGCGGCCCGTCCGGGGCGGGGAAGAGCACTCTGCTGAAAAAGCTCATGAAAGAATACGACGGTGTCTTCGGCTTCAGCGTCTCCC ATACTACAAGAAATCCTAGACCTGGTGAGGAGAATGGCAAAG ATTACCATTATGTCACACGGGAGGTGATGCAGAAAGCGATTGACAATGGCGAATTCATTGAGAGTGCCGTGTTTTCGGGGAACATGTACGGGACGAGTAAAGCTGCCGTACAAGCCGTCCAGGCCAAAAACCTCATCTGTATACTTGACATTGACATGCAGGGTGTGAGGaacatcaaaaataaagacCTCAATCCCCTCTACATCACCATCCAGCCGCCATCCATGGCAGTCCTG GAAAAACGTTTAAGAGACAGAAAGACGGAAACAGAGGAGAGCCTTCAAAAGCGCTTGCATGCAGCTCAAGTGGAAATGGAGTTTG GTAAAGAACCCAATGTATTTGATTTCCTTATTATCAATGATAATTTGGACGAAGCCTATGGGCAGTTAAAAGAAACTCTCCGTGAG GAAATCAATACGGTCAAGAAAGTCAGCATGTCTTCGTAG
- the guk1a gene encoding guanylate kinase isoform X6, producing MAGPRPVVFSGPSGAGKSTLLKKLMKEYDGVFGFSVSHTTRNPRPGEENGKDYHYVTREVMQKAIDNGEFIESAVFSGNMYGTSKAAVQAVQAKNLICILDIDMQGVRNIKNKDLNPLYITIQPPSMAVLEKRLRDRKTETEESLQKRLHAAQVEMEFGKEPNVFDFLIINDNLDEAYGQLKETLREEINTVKKVSMSS from the exons ATGGCTGGACCCAGGCCTGTGGTGTTCAGCGGCCCGTCCGGGGCGGGGAAGAGCACTCTGCTGAAAAAGCTCATGAAAGAATACGACGGTGTCTTCGGCTTCAGCGTCTCCC ATACTACAAGAAATCCTAGACCTGGTGAGGAGAATGGCAAAG ATTACCATTATGTCACACGGGAGGTGATGCAGAAAGCGATTGACAATGGCGAATTCATTGAGAGTGCCGTGTTTTCGGGGAACATGTACGGGACGAGTAAAGCTGCCGTACAAGCCGTCCAGGCCAAAAACCTCATCTGTATACTTGACATTGACATGCAGGGTGTGAGGaacatcaaaaataaagacCTCAATCCCCTCTACATCACCATCCAGCCGCCATCCATGGCAGTCCTG GAAAAACGTTTAAGAGACAGAAAGACGGAAACAGAGGAGAGCCTTCAAAAGCGCTTGCATGCAGCTCAAGTGGAAATGGAGTTTG GTAAAGAACCCAATGTATTTGATTTCCTTATTATCAATGATAATTTGGACGAAGCCTATGGGCAGTTAAAAGAAACTCTCCGTGAG GAAATCAATACGGTCAAGAAAGTCAGCATGTCTTCGTAG
- the guk1a gene encoding guanylate kinase isoform X3, protein MAGPRPVVFSGPSGAGKSTLLKKLMKEYDGVFGFSVSHTTRNPRPGEENGKGKTCSSFFFNHCNSKSPLMCQLNSNLIWMCPSLVSDYHYVTREVMQKAIDNGEFIESAVFSGNMYGTSKAAVQAVQAKNLICILDIDMQGVRNIKNKDLNPLYITIQPPSMAVLEKRLRDRKTETEESLQKRLHAAQVEMEFGKEPNVFDFLIINDNLDEAYGQLKETLREEINTVKKVSMSS, encoded by the exons ATGGCTGGACCCAGGCCTGTGGTGTTCAGCGGCCCGTCCGGGGCGGGGAAGAGCACTCTGCTGAAAAAGCTCATGAAAGAATACGACGGTGTCTTCGGCTTCAGCGTCTCCC ATACTACAAGAAATCCTAGACCTGGTGAGGAGAATGGCAAAGGTAAAACatgttcctccttttttttcaaccacTGTAACAGTAAATCACCTTTAATGTGTCAGTTAAATAGTAACCTAATCTGGATGTGTCCTTCCCTGGTTTCAGATTACCATTATGTCACACGGGAGGTGATGCAGAAAGCGATTGACAATGGCGAATTCATTGAGAGTGCCGTGTTTTCGGGGAACATGTACGGGACGAGTAAAGCTGCCGTACAAGCCGTCCAGGCCAAAAACCTCATCTGTATACTTGACATTGACATGCAGGGTGTGAGGaacatcaaaaataaagacCTCAATCCCCTCTACATCACCATCCAGCCGCCATCCATGGCAGTCCTG GAAAAACGTTTAAGAGACAGAAAGACGGAAACAGAGGAGAGCCTTCAAAAGCGCTTGCATGCAGCTCAAGTGGAAATGGAGTTTG GTAAAGAACCCAATGTATTTGATTTCCTTATTATCAATGATAATTTGGACGAAGCCTATGGGCAGTTAAAAGAAACTCTCCGTGAG GAAATCAATACGGTCAAGAAAGTCAGCATGTCTTCGTAG